The window CGGAGCTTCAGCCTTGGGGGCTTCTTCCTTCTTGGGAGCGGCCTCGGCCTTTTTGGCGGCCTTGGCTTCTTCGGCAACGTCCTTGGCCCGAGCGGCGCCTTCAAGGCAGGCATCCGCAATATGGGTGGCGAACAGCTTGATGGCGCGGATGGCGTCATCATTGCCCGGGATGATGAAGTCGATCACGTCGGGGTCGCAGTTGGTATCGGTAACGGCCACCACCGGGATGCCCAGCTTGCGGCATTCCTGAATGGCGATGTGTTCGCGCTTGGGGTCAACCACAAAGGCGACCGCCGGGGGCTTGGTCATGTCCTTGATGCCGCCCAGCGCGAGGTTCAGCTTTTTGACTTCGCGGCTCATGTGCACGATTTCCTTTTTGGGGAACTTGCTGATGGAGCCGTCTTCGAACATTTCTTCCAGCTTCTTCAGGCGTTCGATGGAGCGCTTGATGGTCTGGAAGTTGGTCAGGGTGCCGCCCATCCAGCGGTGGGTGACGAAGAACATGTCGGAGCGTTGGGCTTCCTTGGAAACGGATTCCTGAGCCTGACGCTTGGTGCCGATGAACAGCACCTTGCCGCCTTCAGCGACCTTTTCGGCGATGAAATCGTGCGCCGTGCGGAACATCTTCACGGTCTGCTGCAGGTCGATGATGTGAATGCCGTTGCGTGCGCCAAAGATAAAGGGGCGCATTTTGGGGTTCCAACGGCGGGT is drawn from Pseudodesulfovibrio senegalensis and contains these coding sequences:
- the rpsB gene encoding 30S ribosomal protein S2, translating into MAYATMKQMLETGVHFGHQTRRWNPKMRPFIFGARNGIHIIDLQQTVKMFRTAHDFIAEKVAEGGKVLFIGTKRQAQESVSKEAQRSDMFFVTHRWMGGTLTNFQTIKRSIERLKKLEEMFEDGSISKFPKKEIVHMSREVKKLNLALGGIKDMTKPPAVAFVVDPKREHIAIQECRKLGIPVVAVTDTNCDPDVIDFIIPGNDDAIRAIKLFATHIADACLEGAARAKDVAEEAKAAKKAEAAPKKEEAPKAEAPKKEAPKAEEKTEEAAKA